A DNA window from Setaria viridis chromosome 2, Setaria_viridis_v4.0, whole genome shotgun sequence contains the following coding sequences:
- the LOC117843463 gene encoding uncharacterized protein translates to MPDAIPACFRGAAAPGGRASASSGSGSASGGAGTSLATSVYETRLGLAALSWSRAALGLSLRAVLRVAAGPSSSSDYGCDDDGGGVEYGAAEDYDEEEEEATVAVRVRPWLLWRRRGSKRFRVRDRRVDLAWDLSRARFPPSGSPEPSSGYFVAVVVDGQMAVVAGDMAEEAYRKTKARRPPGPGPVLVSRREHVSMRDAGGGGGGGGGRGHRTCVVVRGKEREISVDLVARGQGQGQGQAKEQRDRDRAEVGMSVSVDGERVLHVRRLRWKFRGSEKVDLGGGDRVLVSWDLHNWLFPARDTSPPDASAAAAALAAAATPPAHAVFVFRFELAGGGNGEERESADAKEKELLDKAGRGGWAGYVGRWGRGDWSESSSNGEKRRKRGQARRLAKASSSSSASVASSSASWASGSTVMDWGSPEDAELQSGDGFSLLVYAWKS, encoded by the coding sequence ATGCCCGACGCGATACCGGCCTGCttccgcggcgccgcggcgcccggcggccggGCCTCGGCGTCGTCGGGGTCCGGGTCCGCCTCGGGCGGGGCGGGGACCAGCCTCGCCACGTCCGTCTACGAGACGCGCCTCGGCCTGGCCGCGCTGTCCTGGTCGCGCGCCGCGCTCGGGCTCAGCCTCCGCGCCGTGCTCCGCGTCGCCGCGGGTCCCTCGTCGTCCTCTGACTACGGgtgcgacgacgacggcggtgggGTGGAGTACGGGGCCGCCGAGGActacgacgaggaggaggaggaggcgaccgTGGCCGTGCGCGTGCGCCCGTGGCtgctgtggcggcggcgcgggtccaAGCGGTTCCGCGTGCGGGACCGCCGGGTGGACCTGGCGTGGgacctgtcgcgggcgcggttCCCGCCCTCGGGCTCCCCGGAGCCCTCGTCGGGGTACTTCGTCGCCGTCGTGGTGGACGGCCAGATGGCGGTCGTGGCGGGGGACATGGCGGAGGAGGCGTACAGGAAGACCaaggcgcgccgcccgccggggcCGGGCCCCGTCCTCGTCTCGCGGCGCGAGCACGTGTCCATGcgcgacgcgggcggcggcggcggcggcggcggcggccgggggcacCGGACCTGCGTCGTCGTCCGCGGCAAGGAGCGGGAGATCTCGGTGGATCTCGTCGCGCGCGGCCAGGGCCAGGGGCAGGGGCAGGCGAAGGAGCAGCGGGACAGGGACAGGGCTGAGGTCGGCATGTCGGTCTCCGTCGATGGCGAGCGCGTGCTCCACGTCCGCCGCCTGCGATGGAAGTTCCGCGGATCCGAGAAGGTGGACCTCGGCGGCGGTGACCGCGTCCTCGTCTCCTGGGACCTCCACAACTGGCTCTTCCCCGCGCGCGACACCTCGCcccccgacgcctccgccgccgccgcagcgctcgccgcggccgccaccccGCCCGCGCACGCCGTCTTCGTCTTCCGATTCGAGCTCgcgggcggcggcaacggcgaggAGCGTGAATCGGCTGACGCCAAGGAGAAGGAGCTGCTCGACAAGGCTGGGAGAGGCGGCTGGGCGGGCTACGTTGGCAGGTGGGGGAGAGGTGACTGGAGCGAGAGCAGCAGCAATGGCGAGAAGCGGAGGAAGAGGGGGCAGGCCCGCAGGCTGGCCAAggcgagctcctcctcgtcggcgtcagTGGCGTCGTCCTCCGCGTCATGGGCAAGTGGCTCGACAGTCATGGACTGGGGCAGCCCGGAGGATGCCGAGTTGCAGAGCGGCGACGGCTTCTCCCTCCTTGTCTACGCCTGGAAGAGCTAG
- the LOC117843465 gene encoding Golgi SNAP receptor complex member 1-1 — protein sequence MEASSWDALRKQARRLEAQLDDQMIAYRKLVSMKSDGSENDIESDIERSLKQLQQVNSQMQTWVSSGGSEVLSHTLTRHMEILQDLTQEFYRLRSSLRVKQQHASLLDLRDFDRAKFDVEEASDSADQALLREQAAISRSTGQMDNVISQAQATLGSLMTQRSTFGGITSKISNVSSRLPTINHVLSSIRRKKSMDTIILSLVASVCAFLIFIYWLSK from the exons ATGGAGGCGTCTTCCTGGGACGCCCTTCGCAAGCAG GCAAGGAGGTTGGAGGCTCAGTTAGATGACCAAATGATTGCATATCGTAAATTGGTTTCTATGAAATCAGATGGTTCAGAGAATGATATTGAGTCAGATATAGAAAGATCGCTCAAGCAATTACAGCAAGTAAATTCGCAAATGCAAACTTGGGTATCATCAGGAGGTTCTGAAGTTCTTTCTCATACTCTGACTCGTCATATGGAGATTTTGCAAGACCTTACTCAG GAATTCTATCGGCTTCGATCAAGCCTCAGAGTGAAACAACAACATGCTTCTCTTCTTGACTTGAGAGATTTTGATAGAGCAAAGTTTGATGTTGAAGAGGCATCAGACTCAGCTGATCAAGCTCTTCTCAGGGAGCAAGCTGCAATTAGTAGGAGCACCGGACAG ATGGATAACGTGATATCACAAGCTCAAGCAACGCTAGGCTCTCTGATGACCCAACGGTCAACATTTGGTGGCATCACTTCAAAGATAAGCAATGTCAGCAGCCGGCTTCCTACG ATCAACCACGTCCTCTCGTCCATTAGAAGGAAGAAATCCATGGACACCATCATTCTTTCCCTCGTCGCGTCGGTCTGCGcattcctcatcttcatctacTGGCTGTCTAAGTAG
- the LOC117843464 gene encoding probable CCR4-associated factor 1 homolog 7: MATPAAEKPDDVEIREVWADNLEAEFAVIRDIVDDYPYVAMDTEFPGVVCRPLGTYKSAAEFNYATLKANVDMLKLIQLGLTFSDEHGGLPALGPGGRPCVWQFNFRGFDPRTDVAAADSIDLLRRSGIDFARHGADGADARRFAELLMSSGVVMNSDVRWVTFHSGYDFGYLLKLLTGTNLPDTMSGFFDLIKIYFPVIYDIKHLMRFCNSLHGGLNKLAELLDVARVGICHQAGSDSLLTALSFKKLKEAYFNGLTEKYAGVLYGLGFEGGETTSAH, translated from the coding sequence ATGGCGACGCCCGCCGCAGAGAAGCCCGACGATGTGGAGATCCGCGAGGTCTGGGCGGACAACCTCGAGGCCGAGTTCGCCGTGATCCGCGACATCGTGGACGACTACCCCTACGTCGCCATGGACACGGAGTTCCCCGGCGTGGTGTGCCGCCCGCTCGGCACCTACAAGTCCGCGGCCGAGTTCAACTACGCCACGCTCAAGGCCAACGTCGACATGCTTAAGCTTATCCAGCTTGGGCTCACCTTCTCCGACGAGCATGGAGGGCTGCCGGCGCTCGGCCCAGGCGGCCGACCCTGCGTCTGGCAGTTCAACTTCCGAGGGTTCGACCCGCGgaccgacgtcgccgccgcggactCCATCGATCTGCTCCGACGCAGTGGGATCGACTTCGCCCGCCACGGTGCGGATGGGGCCGACGCTCGCCGCTTCGCTGAGCTGCTCATGTCCTCCGGCGTCGTAATGAACTCCGATGTGCGTTGGGTAACCTTCCACAGTGGTTACGACTTCGGCTACTTGCTCAAGCTGCTTACCGGCACAAACCTGCCTGACACGATGTCGGGATTCTTCGATCTCATCAAGATCTACTTCCCTGTTATCTATGATATCAAACACCTGATGAGGTTCTGCAATAGCCTCCATGGTGGGCTGAACAAGCTTGCTGAGCTGCTCGACGTTGCGCGGGTTGGGATCTGCCACCAGGCAGGGTCCGACTCGCTTCTGACCGCGCTTTCCTTCAAGAAGCTCAAGGAGGCATACTTCAACGGGCTAACCGAGAAATATGCCGGTGTGTTGTATGGGCTTGGCTTTGAGGGTGGGGAGACCACCTCTGCTCACTGA